One window from the genome of Engraulis encrasicolus isolate BLACKSEA-1 chromosome 16, IST_EnEncr_1.0, whole genome shotgun sequence encodes:
- the abca1a gene encoding phospholipid-transporting ATPase ABCA1a isoform X1, translating to MAVSTQLGLLLWKNLTCRRRQTLQLIIEIIWPLFIFFILISVRLYYPPYEQHECHFPNKAMPSAGTLPWVQGIICNANNPCFRYPTPGETPGVVGNFNDSIISRLFIDAKKILLYSQNDKSFEGYKRLVQALKKLQRNTAGFKLKDFLRDNESLSAFLEHNATLPRHAVHQIVEADVNLEKVLIKGFGVHLKDLCNSTSLDEFVVIADKDVSQLTQKIICQSSPEWLNRAERHFLSNLDFLKPIRKDVRSDPKVVQDVSTATDNLLESLGSLAVELASMKSWRDLRTEIEYLTANATRSPSHMYQAVSRIVCGHPEGGGLKIKSLNWYEDNNYKALFGNYGNSSEDEPVSAYDNSSTPYCNNMMRNLESSPISRMIWKALKPLLMGKILYTPDTPATQRIIQEVNKTFQELGVLRDLGGMWDEFRPKLWDFMENSAEMDLVRTLLQNNASAFFLNAKLSGTEYKVKDISSFLTKATEDKRPPGTAFTWRDVFNETDQAIHTISRFMECVNLDKLEPVANEERLVNKSMRLLDDRKFWAGIVFPDMQANSSDLPSNVSYKIRMDIDNVERTNKIKDGYWDPGPRADPFEDLRYIWGGFSYLQDIIENGIMRALTGNKEKTGVYIQQMPYPCYVDDIFLRVMSRSMPLFMTLAWMYSVAIIIKGVVYEKEARLKETMRIMGLNNGTLWLSWFISSLIPLLISAGLLVLILKMGNLLPYSDPGVVYLFLASFAVVTIMQCFLISTLFSRANLAAACGGIIYFTLYLPYVLCVAWQDYVGFGAKVFASLLSPVAFGFGCEYFALFEEQGVGIQWSNLLASPMEEDHYSLTTSISLMLFDALLYAAMTWYIESVFPGQYGIPRPWYFPFTKTYWCGEKCAGTSSCSDKKSNAEAVCIEEEPTHLVRGVYIDNLVKVYSHGKKLAVDGLTLGFYEDQITSFLGHNGAGKTTTMSILTGLFPPTSGTAYILGKDIQSELSTIRQNLGVCPQHNVLFSMLTVEEHIWFYARLKGLSEEKVKAEMEQIIMDVGLPHKRKSRTSQLSGGMQRKLSVALAFVGGSRVVILDEPTAGVDPYARRGIWDLLLKYRQGRTILLSTHHMDEADILGDRIAIISHGKLCCVGSSLFLKTQLGTGYYLTMVKRDFDPSLVSCRSSSSTVSYSKKDDSVSESSSDAGLGSDHESETTTIDVSLISNVIFKHVPSARMVEDLGHELTYVLPYESAKAGAFVELFHEIDDRLTDLGISSYGISDTTLEEIFLKVAEDSGVDADLSDGTIPTRRNRRHAFGDHQSCLRPFTEDDFDFNDSEGDPESRETDWLGGADGKGSYQVKGWSLKRQQFVALLWKRLLYARRSRKGFFAQIVLPAVFVCIALVFSLIVPPFGKYPSLQLEPSMYEEQFTFVSNDAPEDAHTNNLLNALTDGYGIGQHCAEGDLDDASCGITDEAWTIPEIPVSVSEMFLSGNWTMENPSPLCECSCEGKKKMLPECPPGAGGLPPPQVLVSDTATLQNLSGRNISDYLVKTYAQIIGKSLKNKLWVNEFRYGGFSLGARSSQAVPPPDQIHDAISHLKTQFSLKKGTASDRFLRSLASFIKGLDTKNNVKIWFNNKGWHSIGSFLNVMNNAILRSSMKEEDRGKFSINAFNHPLNLTKEQLSQVALMTTSVDVLVSICVIFAMSFVPASFVVFLIQERVSKAKHMQFISGVQPFLYWLANFVWDMCNYIVPATLVIIIFVCFQQEAYVSSTNLPVLALLLLLYGWSITPLMYPASFFFKIPSTAYVVLTSVNILIGINGSVSTFVLELFGSNEIGGINDILKNVFLIFPHFCLGRGLIDMVKNQAMADALERFGENRFRSPLAWDMVGKNLFAMAVEGVVFFCITVLIQYRFCIKARPVKAHLKPIGEEDEDVARERQRILTGAGQPDILELKQLTKIYKRKQKPAVDRLCVGIPPGECFGLLGVNGAGKTSTFKMLTGDSIVTSGEAYLNGKSVLTEIDEVHQNMGYCPQFDAINDLLTGREHLEFYAILRGVPEKEVCEVADWGIRKLGLVKYMDKAAGSYSGGNMRKLSTAMALIGCPPVVFLDEPTTGMDPKARRALWNCILSIIKEGRSVVLTSHSMEECEALCTRMAIMVNGRFRCLGSVQHLKNRFGDGYTIILRVQGPDPDLSRVMEFIERELPGSTLKEKHRNMLQYQLPSSHTSLARIFSLLSNHKELLRIEDYSVTQTTLDQVFVNFAKDQSDEDHSKDISKRDAVVDLSQLTAFLEDDKAKESCV from the exons ATGGCCGTATCTACTCAACTGGGCTTGCTTTTATGGAAGAATTTAACCTGTCGTCGAAGACAAACG CTCCAGTTGATAATTGAGATCATATGGCCACTGTTCATCTTCTTCATCTTGATATCGGTTCGGCTCTACTACCCTCCTTATGAACAACATGaat GCCACTTTCCAAACAAGGCCATGCCATCTGCAGGTACTCTGCCCTGGGTGCAGGGCATCATCTGCAATGCCAACAACCCCTGCTTTCGTTACCCCACGCCAGGCGAGACACCCGGAGTGGTGGGCAACTTCAATGACTCAAT CATATCACGACTCTTTATTGATGCCAAGAAGATCCTCCTGTACAGCCAGAATGACAAGAGTTTCGAAGGCTACAAGAGACTTGTCCAAGCCCTTAAGAAATTGCAGCGCAACACTGCCG GTTTCAAGTTGAAGGACTTTCTCCGTGATAATGAGTCCTTGTCTGCGTTCCTGGAACACAATGCGACTCTTCCAAGGCACGCAGTCCATCAAATTGTGGAGGCTGACGTTAACCTGGAAAAG GTCCTCATCAAAGGCTTTGGTGTGCACCTGAAAGACCTGTGCAACAGCACGTCCCTGGATGAGTTTGTGGTTATTGCAGACAAGGATGTGTCCCAGCTCACCCAGAAGATCATTTGCCAGTCCTCCCCAGAATGGCTCAATCGGGCAGAGAGACACTTTCTCTCAAATCTGGACTTCCTAAAACCCATCAGG AAGGATGTGCGATCTGACCCCAAGGTCGTCCAAGATGTCTCCACCGCAACAGACAACCTACTTGAGAGCCTGGGCTCCTTAGCGGTGGAG TTGGCAAGCATGAAGAGCTGGCGGGACTTGCGCACAGAGATCGAGTACCTGACTGCCAACGCCACACGCTCCCCCAGTCACATGTACCAAGCTGTGTCTCGTATTGTGTGCGGCCACCCTGAAGGAGGTGGTCTGAAGATTAAATCCCTCAACTGGTATGAAGACAACAACTACAAGGCCTTGTTTGGAAACTATGGCAATAGTAGTGAGGATGAACCCGTGTCTGCCTATGACAACTCATCCA CTCCCTATTGTAACAATATGATGAGGAACCTGGAGTCCAGTCCCATCTCTCGTATGATCTGGAAGGCTTTGAAGCCCCTGCTGATGGGGAAGATCCTGTACACTCCAGACACCCCAGCGACTCAGAGGATTATTCAGGAG GTGAACAAGACATTTCAGGAGCTGGGGGTGCTGCGTGACTTGGGCGGTATGTGGGATGAGTTCAGGCCAAAGCTATGGGACTTTATGGAAAACAGTGCAGAGATGGATCTGGTGCGG ACCCTGCTGCAGAACAATGCCAGCGCCTTTTTCTTGAATGCTAAGCTGAGTGGGACGGAGTACAAGGTGAAAGATATCTCCAGTTTCCTCACTAAAGCCACAGAGGACAAACGTCCCCCAGGGACTGCCTTCACGTGGAGGGATGTGTTCAATGAGACGGACCAGGCTATACACACAATCTCCCGCTTTATGGAG TGTGTAAACTTGGACAAATTGGAGCCAGTGGCCAACGAGGAGCGTCTGGTGAACAAGTCAATGCGTCTTCTGGATGACCGCAAGTTCTGGGCAGGAATTGTGTTCCCCGACATGCAGGCGAACAGCTCTGACCTTCCTTCCAATGTCAGCTACAAGATCCGCATGGATATTGACAATGTGGAGCGCACCAACAAGATTAAAGACGG GTATTGGGATCCTGGTCCCAGAGCTGACCCTTTTGAAGACCTGCGTTACATCTGGGGCGGCTTCTCCTACCTGCAGGACATCATTGAGAACGGCATCATGCGAGCTCTCACGGGCAACAAGGAGAAAACTGGAGTCTACATTCAGCAGATGCCTTACCCTTGCTACGTGGATGACAT CTTCCTGCGTGTGATGAGCCGCTCCATGCCCCTGTTCATGACCCTGGCCTGGATGTACTCGGTGGCCATCATCATCAAGGGCGTGGTGTACGAGAAGGAGGCGCGGCTCAAGGAGACCATGAGGATCATGGGCCTGAATAACGGCACCCTGTGGCTCAGCTGGTTCATCAGCAGTCTCATCCCCCTGCTCATCAGCGCTGGCCTACTGGTACTCATTCTCAAG ATGGGGAACCTCCTGCCCTACAGTGACCCGGGGGTTGTCTACCTGTTTCTGGCTTCGTTCGCCGTGGTGACCATCATGCAGTGCTTCCTGATCAGCACGCTGTTCTCCCGTGCCAACCTGGCCGCTGCCTGTGGGGGCATCATCTACTTCACGctctacctgccctatgtgctcTGTGTGGCCTGGCAAGACTACGTGGGATTTGGGGCCAAGGTTTTTGCG AGCCTGCTGTCTCCTGTGGCCTTTGGGTTCGGCTGTGAGTACTTTGCGCTGTTCGAGGAGCAAGGGGTTGGTATCCAGTGGAGCAACCTGCTGGCCAGCCCCATGGAGGAGGACCACTACAGCCTCACCACCTCCATCAGCCTCATGCTGTTCGACGCCCTGCTCTACGCCGCCATGACCTGGTACATCGAGTCCGTCTTTCCAG GTCAGTACGGCATCCCCAGGCCATGGTATTTCCCATTCACTAAGACCTACTGGTGTGGGGAGAAGTGTGCAGGAACATCTAGCTGCTCGGATAAGAAGAGTAATGCTGAAG CTGTGTGCATTGAGGAAGAGCCAACCCACCTGGTCCGTGGTGTCTACATTGACAATCTGGTGAAGGTCTACAGCCATGGGAAAAAGTTGGCAGTGGATGGCTTAACACTTGGTTTCTACGAGGATCAGATCACTTCATTTTTGGGCCACAATGGAGCCGGAAAGACCACTACCAT GTCAATCCTTACAGGCCTGTTCCCACCAACATCAGGCACTGCGTACATCTTGGGCAAGGACATCCAATCAGAGCTCAGTACCATTCGTCAGAACCTGGGAGTCTGTCCACAGCACAACGTCTTATTCAGCAT gctgacagtggaggagcATATTTGGTTTTACGCTCGACTGAAGGGTCTGTCTGAGGAAAAGGTCAAGGCGGAGATGGAGCAGATCATTATGGACGTTGGCCTGCCACACAAGCGCAAGTCCCGCACTAGCCAGCTCTCCG GAGGGATGCAGAGAAAGCTGTCTGTAGCTCTGGCGTTTGTTGGAGGATCCAGAGTGGTTATTTTGGATGAACCCACTGCTGGAGTTGATCCCTATGCACGTAGAGGCATTTGGGACCTTCTGCTGAAGTATCGTCAAG GCCGAACCATCCTGCTGTCCACCCACCACATGGATGAGGCAGACATCTTGGGAGATCGCATTGCCATCATCTCTCACGGCAAGCTGTGCTGCGTGGGCTCCTCCCTCTTCCTGAAGACCCAGCTGGGGACGGGCTACTACCTGACCATGGTCAAGAGAGACTTCGACCCCTCCCTCGTCTCCTGCAGGAGCTCCAGCAGCACAGTCTCCTACTCCAAGAAG GACGACAGTGTCTCAGAAAGCAGCTCTGATGCTGGTTTGGGGAGTGACCATGAAAGTGAAACCACAACTATCG ATGTCTCGCTCATCTCTAACGTGATCTTCAAGCATGTTCCATCTGCTCGCATGGTGGAGGATCTGGGTCACGAGCTGACATACGTCTTGCCCTATGAGTCGGCTAAGGCCGGGGCATTTGTGGAGCTTTTCCATGAGATTGATGACCGCCTGACTGACCTCGGCATTTCCAGCTATGGCATCTCTGACACCACCCTGGAAGAG ATTTTCCTGAAAGTGGCTGAGGACAGTGGAGTAGATGCTGACCTTTCAG aTGGCACCATTCCAACACGGAGAAACCGTAGGCACGCGTTCGGCGACCACCAGAGCTGTCTGAGGCCCTTCACTGAGGACGACTTTGACTTCAATGACTCAGAAGGTGATCCAG AATCTCGTGAGACTGACTGGCTAGGTGGTGCTGATGGTAAGGGCTCATACCAGGTCAAGGGCTGGAGCCTGAAGAGACAACAGTTTGTGGCTCTGCTGTGGAAGAGACTTCTTTATGCACGCCGCTCAAGGAAAGGCTTCTTTGCTCAG ATTGTGTTGCCTGCTGTGTTTGTCTGTATTGCTCTGGTCTTCAGCCTCATTGTCCCTCCATTTGGAAAGTACCCTAGTTTGCAACTGGAACCAAGCATGTACGAGGAACAGTTTACCTTTGTCAG CAATGATGCTCCAGAAGATGCTCATACCAACAACTTACTGAACGCATTGACTGATGGCTATGGCATTGGGCAGCATTGTGCTGAAGGAGATCTGGATGACGCCTCTTGTGGCATCACTGATGAGGCCTGGACAATTCCTGAGATTCCTGTCTCTGTGAGTGAAATGTTTTTGAGTGGAAACTGGACGATGGAGAACCCATCACCCTTGTGCGAATGCAGCTGTGAGGGAAAGAAGAAGATGCTTCCGGAATGTCCGCCTGGAGCTGGTGGTCTGCCACCACCACAG GTATTGGTGAGCGACACAGCCACTCTCCAGAATCTGTCGGGCAGAAACATATCGGACTACCTTGTGAAAACCTATGCTCAAATCATTGGGAAGAGCCTGAAGAATAAACTCTGGGTCAATGAATTCAG GTATGGAGGGTTCTCCCTTGGTGCCAGGTCCTCTCAGGCCGTACCTCCTCCTGACCAGATACATGACGCCATCTCTCACCTCAAGACCCAATTTAGCCTGAAAAAG GGGACTGCATCTGACCGCTTCCTTCGTAGTCTTGCTAGCTTCATCAAAGGCCTCGACACAAAGAACAATGTCAAG ATTTGGTTCAACAACAAAGGTTGGCATAGTATTGGGTCCTTTTTGAATGTGATGAACAATGCCATCCTACGCTCCAGCATGAAGGAAGAGGACCGTGGAAAGTTCAGCATCAATGCCTTCAACCATCCGCTCAATCTCACTAAGGAGCAGCTCTCGCAGGTGGCACT GATGACCACTTCCGTGGATGTGCTGGTGTCCATCTGTGTGATCTTCGCCATGTCCTTCGTGCCGGCCAGCTTTGTGGTCTTCCTCATCCAGGAGCGCGTCAGCAAGGCCAAACACATGCAGTTCATCAGCGGAGTGCAGCCCTTCCTCTACTGGCTGGCCAACTTCGTCTGGGATATG tgcaattacattGTCCCGGCAACTCTGGTCATTATCATCTTCGTCTGCTTCCAACAAGAGGCGTACGTCTCCTCCACCAACCTGCCGGTGCTGGCTCTGCTGCTTCTGCTCTATGG ATGGTCCATCACACCCTTGATGTACCCAGCCTCATTCTTCTTCAAGATCCCCAGCACAGCCTATGTGGTCCTCACCAGTGTCAACATCCTCATTGGGATCAACGGCAGCGTCTCCACCTTCGTCCTGGAGCTGTTTGGCAGTAAT GAAATTGGTGGAATTAATGACATACTGAAGAACGTGTTCCTGATCTTCCCCCACTTCTGTTTGGGCCGTGGCCTTATCGACATGGTAAAGAACCAGGCTATGGCAGACGCCCTGGAAAGATTTG gagagaACAGGTTCCGGTCCCCGCTGGCCTGGGACATGGTAGGCAAGAACCTGTTTGCCATGGCTGTGGAGGGAGTGGTGTTCTTCTGCATCACCGTGCTCATCCAGTACCGCTTCTGCATCAAGGCCAG GCCCGTCAAAGCACACCTGAAGCCCAtcggggaggaggatgaggatgtggCGAGAGAGCGTCAGAGGATCCTGACTGGAGCAGGACAGCCGGACATCCTGGAGCTCAAACAGCTCACCAAG aTTTACAAGAGGAAACAGAAGCCAGCAGTTGACCGCCTCTGTGTAGGCATCCCCCCAGGAGAG TGTTTTGGCCTGCTGGGAGTCAATGGAGCTGGGAAGACAAGCACCTTCAAGATGCTGACGGGAGATTCCATAGTGACCAGTGGAGAAGCTTACCTTAATGGGAAAAG TGTGCTCACAGAGATTGATGAGGTGCATCAGAATATGGGCTACTGCCCCCAGTTTGATGCCATCAATGACCTCCTTACTGGAAGGGAACATTTGGAGTTCTATGCCATTCTTCGAGGTGTACCTGAAAAGGAAGTGTGTGAG GTGGCAGATTGGGGGATTCGAAAGTTGGGCCTGGTAAAGTACATGGACAAAGCGGCAGGGAGTTACAGTGGAGGAAACATGCGCAAGCTGTCCACTGCCATGGCTTTGATTGGATGTCCTCCTGTGGTGTTCCTT GACGAGCCGACGACGGGCATGGACCCCAAGGCTCGCCGGGCCCTCTGGAACTGCATCCTCAGCATCATTAAGGAGGGACGCTCTGTGGTGCTCACCTCACACAG tATGGAAGAATGTGAGGCCCTGTGCACAAGAATGGCCATTATGGTCAATGGAAGGTTCCGGTGCCTGGGAAGTGTGCAGCACTTAAAGAACAG atttGGAGATGGTTACACCATCATCCTCAGGGTGCAGGGCCCTGACCCAGACCTGAGCCGCGTGATGGAGTTTATTGAGCGTGAGCTGCCGGGCAGCACCCTCAAGGAGAAGCACAGGAACATGCTACAGTACCAGCTGCCCTCCTCACACACCTCCCTGGCACGCATCTTCAGCCTGCTCTCCAACCACAAAGAGTTGCTTCGCATAGAGGACTACTCAGTCACACAGACAACACTAGACCAA